The proteins below come from a single Limosilactobacillus reuteri genomic window:
- the scpB gene encoding SMC-Scp complex subunit ScpB: MTNTKLTNQAQIEGLLFISGDEGIPLGDLAKISGFMKPAVLTILQELKKKYEDDPTSAFILLESDQTYRLATKPQLAEVIKHYFEVPLTVPLTKALLEVLAIVAYRQPITRLEIDDIRGVQSSGSLQKLMVRGLVDTHGRLDAPGRPFLYSTTPAFLNYFGLSDLDELPPLPDQDELEMSNINGDIFLEALQAREERKDDN, translated from the coding sequence TTACTTTTTATTAGTGGGGACGAAGGAATTCCCCTAGGCGATTTAGCAAAAATTTCTGGTTTTATGAAACCGGCTGTTCTAACAATATTACAAGAGCTAAAAAAGAAGTATGAAGATGATCCCACATCTGCTTTTATCTTGCTTGAAAGTGATCAGACCTATCGTTTAGCAACCAAGCCTCAGTTAGCAGAGGTCATTAAACATTACTTTGAAGTCCCGTTAACGGTACCATTGACTAAAGCATTATTAGAAGTATTGGCCATTGTTGCTTATCGGCAACCAATTACGCGGCTAGAAATTGATGATATTCGGGGAGTACAAAGTTCAGGATCATTACAAAAATTAATGGTTCGTGGTTTAGTTGACACTCATGGACGTTTGGATGCACCAGGCCGTCCATTTTTATATTCAACAACCCCGGCTTTCTTAAACTATTTCGGTTTAAGCGATTTAGATGAACTCCCACCGTTACCCGATCAAGACGAATTAGAAATGAGCAATATTAATGGAGATATTTTCCTTGAAGCATTACAGGCGCGAGAAGAACGAAAGGACGATAATTAA
- a CDS encoding segregation and condensation protein A, with amino-acid sequence MNKQVQPQNPFQPVIKVHDFEGPLDLLLHLIKQSEMDIYDIQISQITSQYLDYLHQMQSHQLEVAGEYFVMAATLMDIKSQMLLPSPPVLDDELEVEELDPRQELVEQLLEYQRYKKAADRLKDKENLRQQEYTRPAMQVPREMVKSHVEPGIKLTDLQQAFAAVLRRQQLATPLVETVAAEKVSVGQQMNHVIEIIHDGPVRFEDLFEDLHTRDGLVTTFLAILELAKHQAIVINQGGLFEPIILAEGSKSDEYETNQPSAD; translated from the coding sequence ATGAATAAGCAAGTGCAACCACAAAATCCATTTCAACCGGTCATAAAGGTTCATGACTTTGAAGGACCACTAGATTTATTGCTCCATTTAATAAAGCAATCTGAAATGGATATTTATGATATTCAGATTTCGCAAATTACAAGCCAATACCTTGATTACCTTCACCAGATGCAAAGCCACCAATTAGAAGTCGCGGGTGAATATTTTGTAATGGCTGCGACTCTGATGGACATTAAAAGTCAGATGCTGTTACCTTCGCCGCCAGTATTGGATGATGAACTAGAAGTAGAGGAGCTTGATCCCCGACAAGAATTAGTGGAACAGCTTTTGGAATATCAGCGTTATAAAAAAGCAGCAGATCGACTAAAAGATAAAGAAAATCTGCGTCAACAGGAGTATACTCGACCAGCAATGCAAGTTCCACGTGAAATGGTAAAATCTCACGTGGAGCCGGGCATCAAATTAACGGATTTGCAACAAGCTTTTGCAGCCGTTCTTCGCCGCCAACAATTAGCTACTCCATTAGTTGAAACTGTAGCAGCTGAAAAAGTAAGCGTTGGTCAACAAATGAACCACGTGATTGAAATTATTCATGATGGTCCGGTTAGGTTTGAAGACTTGTTTGAAGATTTACATACTCGCGATGGCTTAGTTACAACTTTTTTAGCAATTCTTGAACTGGCAAAGCATCAAGCGATTGTTATTAACCAAGGTGGCTTGTTTGAACCAATAATTTTAGCGGAGGGATCTAAGAGTGACGAATACGAAACTAACCAACCAAGCGCAGATTGA
- a CDS encoding reductase produces the protein MLVRYRKDYQKIALGLLSLVKDLRKDNRFMEEMDWALANDWPIFLWKDMDDSHFIGIVMIEIGDCYVLVRRLSFTPSERTGYNIFSLLDGVHDQYPHKRLMGTLATQPIISMWERNNE, from the coding sequence ATGTTAGTTCGTTATCGAAAAGATTACCAAAAAATCGCCCTAGGTTTATTATCCTTAGTAAAAGATCTTCGAAAAGATAATCGTTTTATGGAAGAGATGGACTGGGCACTGGCTAATGATTGGCCAATCTTTTTGTGGAAAGACATGGATGATAGTCACTTTATTGGAATTGTGATGATAGAAATAGGGGATTGTTACGTGCTGGTTCGCCGCTTATCGTTTACGCCAAGCGAACGAACGGGGTATAATATTTTTTCCTTATTAGATGGCGTTCACGATCAATATCCTCATAAACGCCTCATGGGAACCTTAGCAACCCAACCAATAATTAGCATGTGGGAGAGAAATAATGAATAA
- a CDS encoding tyrosine-type recombinase/integrase yields the protein MNNEVAAFLAFLKDKRQLSDNTLMSYQRDLEQTVTYLEDRGIDDWQQVDHYLLIDLLNSLRQQGKANSTINRVISSLRQFYKYMIRHHNLTINPMEMIDHQYTFNQPPAPVILTEKEIEQLLAVPDVSTPIGLRDRALLEIMDATGMRVSEVIALDLTALHLDVKLLQLTGKNERERMIPLSQPAVKWLTGYLDRGRPRLLRDDHETRVFLNAHGYPLTRQGIWKKMKEWVSEAKIKKEVTPQTMRYSFAVHLIENGADVQLIQEILGYNAMKALQPYLQVSPQQLSANYMKYHPRA from the coding sequence ATGAATAATGAAGTGGCTGCGTTTTTAGCTTTTTTAAAAGATAAACGACAATTAAGCGATAATACCTTGATGAGTTATCAACGGGACTTAGAACAAACTGTGACTTATTTAGAAGATCGAGGAATTGATGATTGGCAACAGGTGGACCACTATTTGCTAATTGACCTCCTTAATAGTCTTCGTCAGCAGGGAAAAGCTAATTCAACAATTAACCGTGTGATTTCAAGTTTACGGCAATTTTATAAATACATGATTCGTCACCATAACCTAACCATTAATCCAATGGAAATGATTGATCACCAGTATACCTTTAACCAACCACCTGCACCGGTAATTTTAACTGAAAAAGAAATTGAACAACTGCTGGCAGTCCCGGATGTTTCAACCCCAATTGGTCTTCGTGATCGAGCGTTGTTAGAGATTATGGATGCAACGGGAATGAGGGTTAGTGAAGTAATTGCCTTGGATCTGACAGCACTTCATCTCGACGTTAAGCTTCTACAACTAACAGGAAAGAATGAACGTGAGCGGATGATTCCCTTAAGTCAACCAGCAGTCAAGTGGCTTACCGGTTACCTAGACCGTGGTCGACCACGTTTGCTCAGAGATGATCACGAAACGCGGGTGTTCTTAAATGCTCATGGTTATCCTTTGACGCGGCAAGGAATTTGGAAAAAAATGAAGGAATGGGTCAGTGAGGCTAAAATCAAAAAAGAAGTTACTCCTCAAACTATGCGTTATTCTTTTGCTGTTCATTTAATAGAAAATGGCGCCGATGTTCAATTAATCCAAGAAATCCTTGGTTATAACGCGATGAAGGCTCTCCAACCATATTTACAGGTCTCGCCGCAACAGTTATCCGCTAACTATATGAAATATCATCCTCGTGCATAG
- a CDS encoding S1 RNA-binding domain-containing protein, producing MNSALGKVVTAVMIDENDTDYFVQPDRNGQTYRLPKSESPQELHIGGQVRGFVYENEDHQLQMTCKYIPTIQVDHYDYGTVVNVRRDLGVFVDIGLPNKDIVVSLDDLPSLKHLWPQPGDRLLMSLQVDDKDRLWGKLADDQIYQTISAAPDKRLLNHDTYATVYRLKMSGTFVITDDYRLGFIHPSERDQEPRLGQRVKARVIGISSHGSLNLSLKPRAYQAIGEDAQMILTMLEHGINHRLPYTDKTDPSIIRDVFGISKGQFKRAIGHLLKEKLVKQENGQLILVKENQD from the coding sequence ATGAATTCAGCATTAGGAAAAGTTGTTACAGCGGTAATGATTGATGAAAATGATACCGATTATTTTGTTCAACCAGATCGTAATGGGCAAACGTATCGATTACCGAAAAGCGAAAGTCCTCAAGAATTACATATTGGTGGACAGGTACGCGGCTTTGTTTATGAAAATGAGGACCACCAACTACAGATGACCTGTAAATACATTCCAACGATCCAGGTTGACCATTACGATTATGGTACAGTAGTTAATGTTCGTCGTGATTTAGGGGTTTTTGTTGATATCGGTCTTCCCAATAAGGATATTGTCGTCTCTTTAGATGATTTACCAAGCTTGAAACACTTATGGCCACAACCAGGTGACCGTTTATTAATGTCCCTTCAAGTTGATGATAAGGATCGTCTATGGGGTAAATTAGCAGATGACCAAATCTATCAAACTATTTCAGCAGCTCCAGATAAACGCTTGCTCAACCATGATACTTATGCCACAGTTTACCGCCTTAAGATGAGTGGAACCTTTGTGATTACTGATGATTATCGTTTAGGATTCATCCATCCAAGTGAACGAGACCAAGAACCGCGATTAGGTCAACGAGTTAAAGCGCGGGTTATTGGAATTTCGTCACATGGTAGTCTCAATCTCTCCCTTAAGCCTCGTGCCTACCAAGCTATTGGTGAAGATGCACAAATGATTTTGACAATGTTAGAACATGGTATAAATCACCGCTTGCCATACACTGATAAGACGGACCCATCGATCATTCGCGATGTCTTTGGCATAAGCAAGGGGCAGTTTAAACGTGCTATTGGGCATTTGCTTAAAGAGAAATTAGTAAAACAAGAAAACGGTCAATTAATCCTAGTAAAAGAGAATCAAGATTAA
- the pyk gene encoding pyruvate kinase, whose translation MKKTKIVSTLGPASTDVDTIVKLINAGANIFRFNFSHGDHPEHLGRIENVHKAEEITGKHVGLMLDTKGAEIRTTVQKEGKINFEIGDKVRISMDPSIEGTHDKIAVTYPGLYDDTHVGGHVLFDDGLIDMVIDEKDDANKELVCHVLNHGVLGSRKGVNAPGVSINLPGITEKDSSDIRFGLENKINYIAASFVRKAQDVLDIRELLKEKNMEDVQIFPKIESQEGIDNFEEIIAVSDGLMVPRGDMGVEIPAQNVPIVQKHMIKRCNELGKPVITATQMLDSMQENPRPTRAEVSDVANAVFDGTDATMLSGESANGDYPVESVAMMNNIDIKAENHLWEFGTEKFDWDKSDVTETIGSAVANAAKDLDIHTIVAYTASGYTAKMISKYRPNADIVALTPNERVERGLMINWGVQPYVVDEMKNTDTMFDLAAKKAVELGFAKKGDRIIIVAGVPLGVPGATNMMRVKTID comes from the coding sequence ATGAAGAAAACCAAGATTGTAAGTACACTTGGTCCTGCAAGTACTGATGTTGATACGATCGTTAAGTTGATCAATGCGGGAGCTAACATTTTCCGTTTCAACTTCTCACACGGTGACCACCCAGAACACTTGGGTCGGATCGAAAACGTACACAAGGCTGAAGAAATTACTGGCAAGCACGTTGGTCTTATGCTTGATACTAAGGGTGCCGAAATTCGGACTACTGTTCAAAAAGAAGGTAAGATCAACTTTGAAATTGGCGACAAGGTTCGCATTTCAATGGATCCTTCAATTGAAGGTACTCATGACAAGATTGCTGTTACCTACCCAGGCTTATACGATGATACTCATGTTGGTGGCCATGTTCTTTTTGATGATGGTTTAATTGACATGGTTATTGATGAAAAAGACGATGCAAACAAGGAACTTGTATGTCACGTCTTAAACCATGGTGTTCTTGGTTCTCGGAAGGGTGTTAACGCCCCTGGTGTATCAATCAACTTACCAGGTATTACTGAAAAGGACAGTAGCGATATTCGTTTTGGTTTGGAAAACAAGATCAACTACATTGCTGCATCCTTCGTTCGTAAGGCTCAAGATGTTCTTGACATTCGCGAATTACTTAAGGAAAAGAACATGGAAGATGTTCAAATTTTCCCTAAGATTGAATCTCAAGAAGGTATCGACAACTTTGAAGAAATCATTGCTGTTTCTGACGGTTTAATGGTACCTCGTGGTGACATGGGTGTTGAAATTCCTGCCCAAAATGTGCCAATTGTTCAAAAGCACATGATCAAGCGTTGTAACGAATTAGGTAAGCCAGTTATTACTGCTACCCAAATGCTTGACTCAATGCAAGAAAACCCACGTCCAACCCGTGCCGAAGTATCAGACGTTGCTAACGCCGTATTTGACGGTACTGATGCTACTATGCTTTCTGGTGAAAGTGCTAACGGTGACTACCCAGTTGAATCTGTTGCAATGATGAACAACATTGACATCAAGGCTGAAAACCACCTTTGGGAATTCGGTACTGAAAAGTTCGATTGGGACAAGTCTGACGTAACTGAAACTATCGGTTCTGCTGTTGCTAACGCAGCTAAAGACTTAGACATTCACACAATTGTTGCTTACACTGCTTCAGGCTACACTGCTAAGATGATTTCTAAGTACCGTCCTAATGCTGATATCGTTGCATTAACTCCAAACGAACGTGTAGAACGTGGACTTATGATCAACTGGGGTGTTCAACCATACGTTGTTGATGAAATGAAGAACACTGATACAATGTTCGACTTAGCTGCTAAGAAGGCTGTTGAACTTGGCTTTGCTAAGAAGGGCGACAGAATCATCATCGTTGCTGGTGTTCCTTTGGGTGTACCAGGTGCAACTAACATGATGCGTGTTAAGACTATCGACTAA
- the dnaE gene encoding DNA polymerase III subunit alpha, whose amino-acid sequence MDFTPLDVKSSYSLLKSPTRISDLVTTAKERGYKALALTDENVLYGAVEFYNAAKKAGIKPILGLRLVVALNETDGTKLDLVFLAKNQRGYQHLMDLSTLQQTRKDKKIPLTIAQISSLLDELFIIIPPQSTVFSILAQPTSILTELANLGDDDSVLLGVNSRLDDVQIDTLQQLSKQLSLPLVGTSPVDYLNANDLFASRVLQAIDAGVELKDPTIEAGRRGQHYLHSKEQIVQDYNAKGLSAAAQKTVEVAALCNVELQFRAPVLPHFKNQAGIPSQQYLRSLCIQGLKKRRVAPGKTIQQYQERLAMELKVIHEMGFDDYFLIVWDVMNFAHQQKITTDPGRGSAAGSLVAYALAITEVDPLQYDLLFERFLNPERAQMPDIDLDIPDNRRDEVLQYVHQKYGHQRVAQIITFGTLAAKQVVRDVSRVFNLPRYDMQRLIDALPHGLHVTLKDALKESQQLKNLLDDNPKFRLLIQVAQQLEGLPRHYSIHAAGIVLSEQPLHEIVPLQDGSDGLLMTQFAKDTVEALGLLKMDFLGLKNLSIMDNILQMIRQEDPNFDLQKINFNDPLTLQLFQRGKTEGIFQFESSGIRNVLVNLHPTNFEDIVAVNALYRPGPMENISHFTARKAGKEKITYPAPSLEKILGPTYGILVYQEQVMQLASVMAGFTLGEADLLRRAMSKKKKATMEDMRTKFIAGATEHGYSAQVAHQVFEYIDRFANYGFNRSHAVAYSMMAFEMAYLKVYYPAAFFTALMNAETNIEKLKRHVGDAKQFGVKVSGPRINISESSFLLHDGTVYFGFSAIKGVRRDFVAAILEERQENGKFTDLRNFIARIPERWQKQELIEPLIYSGAFDKMEYNRAEMIDALPKLISGIELFAGFANFDDPALQTAIDQRNEFPLLTRLTKENEYLGVYLSGHPVTQYYQLGQQLHATKIANLYPHSEATIIVLTNHVKTIYTKREHREMAFVNGTDETGAIDITVFPKQYQQFKEQLETNKILIVRGRVEYREGRGLQLVANQLQDVKKVQQKRRKQRWVLRILPSLDTEMVHRELNNIFNEYHGSIPVLLFYPANDKKILLDQKRWLKNSQKAKKALVAVLGQENVVLQQLNSNH is encoded by the coding sequence GTGGATTTTACGCCCTTAGATGTTAAGAGTAGTTATAGTTTGCTAAAAAGTCCCACCCGGATTTCTGACCTAGTTACAACGGCTAAGGAACGAGGGTATAAGGCATTAGCGTTAACAGACGAAAATGTTTTATATGGGGCTGTCGAATTTTATAATGCAGCAAAAAAAGCAGGAATTAAACCCATTCTCGGCTTGCGGCTGGTAGTTGCATTAAATGAGACGGATGGTACCAAGCTAGATTTAGTATTTCTAGCTAAGAATCAACGAGGGTATCAGCATCTGATGGACCTATCGACGCTTCAGCAAACACGAAAAGATAAAAAAATACCTTTAACGATTGCGCAAATTAGTTCTTTATTGGATGAATTGTTTATAATTATCCCCCCACAAAGTACAGTTTTTAGTATACTTGCTCAGCCAACATCAATTTTAACTGAGCTTGCTAATCTGGGGGATGATGATAGCGTTCTGTTAGGAGTCAATTCGCGGTTAGATGACGTTCAAATAGATACCTTGCAACAATTATCAAAACAATTATCTTTGCCATTAGTAGGGACGTCTCCAGTTGATTATTTAAATGCTAATGACCTTTTTGCTAGTCGGGTTTTACAAGCAATTGATGCCGGAGTTGAGTTAAAAGATCCGACAATAGAAGCGGGACGAAGAGGACAACATTATCTTCATTCGAAAGAACAGATTGTCCAAGATTACAATGCAAAGGGGCTTAGTGCAGCCGCGCAAAAGACAGTTGAAGTAGCAGCCCTGTGCAACGTTGAACTTCAATTTAGGGCCCCGGTCCTTCCTCATTTTAAAAATCAAGCAGGGATACCATCTCAACAATATTTACGTTCTCTATGTATTCAAGGATTGAAAAAAAGACGAGTAGCACCAGGAAAAACTATTCAACAGTACCAAGAACGTTTAGCGATGGAATTAAAAGTAATCCATGAAATGGGCTTTGATGATTATTTCTTAATTGTATGGGACGTAATGAATTTTGCTCACCAGCAAAAGATTACGACCGACCCTGGACGAGGATCAGCTGCGGGATCATTAGTTGCCTATGCTTTAGCAATTACAGAAGTTGATCCTTTGCAATACGACTTATTATTTGAACGCTTTCTGAATCCAGAACGAGCTCAAATGCCCGATATTGACTTAGATATTCCTGATAATCGGCGTGATGAAGTTTTGCAGTATGTACATCAAAAATATGGTCACCAACGCGTAGCCCAAATTATTACTTTTGGGACATTAGCCGCTAAACAAGTCGTTCGTGATGTGAGTCGGGTCTTTAACTTGCCCCGTTACGATATGCAAAGGTTAATCGATGCATTACCACATGGCCTTCACGTGACACTCAAAGATGCATTAAAGGAGTCACAACAACTAAAAAATCTTCTTGACGATAATCCTAAATTTCGTTTGCTGATTCAAGTTGCACAGCAATTAGAGGGATTGCCGCGTCATTATTCAATTCACGCGGCAGGCATTGTCCTTTCTGAGCAGCCATTACATGAAATTGTGCCGTTACAAGATGGTAGTGATGGCTTATTAATGACGCAGTTTGCCAAAGACACAGTAGAAGCGCTGGGGCTATTAAAAATGGATTTCTTGGGATTGAAGAACCTTTCAATCATGGATAACATCCTTCAAATGATTCGGCAAGAAGACCCTAATTTTGATTTGCAAAAAATTAACTTTAATGATCCGTTGACTCTTCAACTGTTCCAGCGAGGAAAAACTGAAGGGATTTTTCAATTTGAATCAAGTGGGATCAGAAATGTATTGGTCAATCTTCACCCAACGAATTTTGAAGATATTGTGGCAGTGAATGCACTTTATCGTCCGGGCCCAATGGAAAATATTTCTCATTTTACCGCCCGCAAAGCTGGAAAAGAGAAAATTACTTATCCTGCTCCGTCACTTGAAAAAATTCTGGGACCAACTTACGGTATTTTGGTCTATCAAGAGCAGGTAATGCAATTGGCCTCGGTAATGGCTGGCTTTACCTTAGGAGAGGCGGATCTTTTACGCCGGGCAATGAGTAAGAAGAAAAAGGCCACAATGGAGGATATGCGGACAAAATTTATTGCCGGCGCAACAGAACACGGCTATTCAGCACAAGTTGCTCACCAAGTATTTGAATATATCGATCGCTTTGCTAATTATGGGTTCAATCGTTCGCATGCAGTTGCCTATTCTATGATGGCGTTTGAGATGGCATATTTGAAAGTTTATTACCCTGCAGCTTTTTTTACAGCCCTAATGAATGCAGAAACTAATATTGAGAAATTGAAACGGCACGTGGGGGATGCAAAGCAATTTGGCGTCAAGGTTAGTGGGCCGCGAATCAATATAAGTGAGAGTAGTTTTCTATTACATGATGGGACAGTTTACTTTGGCTTTTCTGCTATTAAAGGAGTACGTCGTGATTTTGTCGCCGCAATTCTTGAAGAACGGCAGGAAAATGGCAAGTTTACAGATCTTCGTAATTTTATTGCGCGTATTCCAGAACGTTGGCAAAAGCAAGAATTAATCGAACCGTTAATCTATAGTGGGGCCTTTGATAAGATGGAATATAACCGAGCGGAGATGATTGACGCCCTTCCTAAATTAATTTCCGGGATTGAGTTGTTTGCTGGTTTTGCTAATTTTGACGATCCGGCTCTCCAAACGGCAATTGACCAACGAAATGAATTCCCTCTGTTGACCCGTTTAACGAAGGAGAATGAATACTTAGGAGTGTATCTTTCCGGCCACCCGGTTACCCAATATTACCAATTAGGACAGCAGCTCCATGCAACTAAAATTGCTAATTTATACCCGCATTCAGAAGCGACAATAATTGTCCTTACAAATCACGTTAAGACTATTTATACTAAACGTGAACATCGGGAAATGGCCTTTGTTAATGGAACGGATGAGACCGGAGCAATTGATATTACCGTCTTTCCCAAACAATATCAGCAGTTCAAAGAGCAACTAGAAACAAATAAGATTTTAATTGTCAGAGGTCGAGTAGAATATCGTGAGGGACGGGGTCTACAATTAGTTGCTAATCAATTGCAGGATGTTAAAAAAGTTCAACAGAAACGCCGCAAGCAACGATGGGTTTTACGAATCTTACCGTCATTAGACACTGAGATGGTGCATCGAGAGTTAAATAATATTTTTAATGAATACCATGGTTCAATTCCTGTCTTGTTGTTTTATCCAGCAAACGATAAGAAGATCCTGCTTGACCAAAAACGATGGTTAAAAAATTCTCAGAAAGCAAAAAAGGCGCTTGTCGCCGTTCTTGGCCAAGAAAACGTTGTCTTACAACAGCTTAATAGTAATCACTGA
- a CDS encoding YjzD family protein yields the protein MNFLLKNIVAGIWALILGEVLAYITSQLESMTPDYTLVGWCSVIMGLVVINCVDKITADANPSKNEG from the coding sequence ATGAACTTTTTATTAAAGAATATCGTGGCTGGTATTTGGGCACTTATTCTGGGTGAGGTCCTAGCTTACATCACAAGTCAACTAGAATCGATGACACCAGACTACACCCTTGTCGGCTGGTGTTCTGTAATTATGGGATTAGTCGTTATCAATTGTGTGGATAAAATTACCGCAGATGCAAATCCTAGCAAAAATGAAGGTTAA
- the pepT gene encoding peptidase T, whose product MSEEKYEGLLPRFLKYVKTETRSNPDSKTIPSDPKETAFLNELKDELISLGLSDVHINPQSSYLVATIPSNIDKDVPTVGFIAHIDTADFNAHNVNPQIVKDYDGKSDIKLDKDGQYALTTTEFPSLEKYQGNTLITTDGSTLLGADDKSGVAEIVTMAAYLMAHPEIKHGTIKIGLGPDEEIGTGADHFDVKDFGADFAYTVDGGPLGELEYETFNAAQAEIEIQGKDVHTGVAKGTMINAIQVAIDLQNSLPAHDRAERTDGRQGFYHLYKFDGTVDHASMTYLIRDHDKQTFIERKHLLDRVVAGLNDELGADLVTMNLYDQYYNLKDALKNHMEVVEIAKKAMENLDIKPDIYPVRGGTDGSTISYKGLPTPNLFAGGENMHSRFEYVSLQTMERALDTLLEIVRLTAEEDK is encoded by the coding sequence ATGAGTGAGGAAAAGTATGAGGGGTTATTACCACGTTTTTTGAAGTATGTTAAAACTGAAACAAGGTCAAATCCAGATTCAAAAACAATTCCTTCTGATCCTAAGGAAACTGCATTTTTAAATGAATTAAAAGATGAATTGATATCTTTAGGGTTGAGTGATGTTCATATTAATCCACAAAGTTCATATTTGGTCGCTACAATTCCAAGTAATATTGACAAGGATGTGCCAACGGTTGGCTTCATTGCCCATATCGACACTGCAGATTTTAATGCTCATAATGTTAATCCACAGATTGTCAAAGATTACGATGGCAAGTCAGATATTAAGCTTGATAAAGATGGCCAATATGCCTTAACTACTACTGAATTTCCATCATTGGAAAAATATCAGGGCAATACTTTAATTACTACTGATGGGTCTACTTTGCTTGGGGCTGATGACAAGTCAGGAGTAGCGGAGATTGTTACAATGGCTGCTTACCTGATGGCTCATCCTGAAATTAAGCACGGAACAATTAAGATTGGTTTAGGACCTGATGAGGAAATCGGCACCGGGGCTGATCATTTTGATGTTAAGGATTTTGGGGCCGATTTTGCCTATACGGTTGATGGTGGTCCACTTGGCGAATTGGAATATGAAACATTTAATGCAGCTCAGGCAGAAATTGAGATTCAAGGAAAAGATGTTCACACTGGGGTTGCTAAGGGAACAATGATCAATGCTATTCAGGTTGCAATTGACTTGCAAAATAGCTTGCCAGCACATGATCGAGCTGAACGAACAGATGGACGGCAAGGATTCTATCACTTATACAAGTTTGATGGAACTGTTGATCATGCTTCAATGACATATTTAATTCGTGATCATGATAAGCAAACGTTTATTGAACGGAAGCATTTACTCGACCGGGTTGTTGCTGGCCTAAATGATGAACTTGGTGCAGACCTAGTAACGATGAATCTTTATGACCAATACTACAACTTAAAAGATGCGCTTAAGAATCACATGGAAGTTGTTGAAATTGCGAAGAAAGCTATGGAAAATCTAGACATTAAACCGGATATCTATCCAGTTCGTGGCGGGACGGATGGTTCAACAATTTCTTATAAGGGCTTACCAACTCCTAATCTTTTTGCTGGTGGAGAAAACATGCACTCGCGTTTTGAATATGTATCACTGCAAACAATGGAACGTGCATTGGACACCCTACTTGAGATTGTGCGGTTGACTGCGGAAGAAGATAAATAA
- a CDS encoding Nif3-like dinuclear metal center hexameric protein, whose amino-acid sequence MTTGNQLIARFEKFANPQLAEKWDHVGLQIGNPDLPITRLMTTLDVRPEVVDEAIEQNVDLIFAHHPIMFHPAKNLDTRDPQNAMYAKLLANNITVYAAHTNLDTANGGMNDWLADQLRLTNTVPLVPAGNDPISGEPVGMGRVGELNEPLTPRKFANYCIDVFAIRGLRLIVNPLDQEREIKRVAVLGGAGQDFYQQALETGADAYVTGDVSYHFAHDMIANHLVVIDPGHHIEVVAAHQLANLITQWKNENNWQFEVLESRVNTEPFTFITK is encoded by the coding sequence ATGACAACCGGTAACCAATTAATTGCGCGTTTTGAAAAATTTGCTAATCCGCAACTAGCAGAAAAATGGGATCATGTCGGTCTACAAATTGGCAATCCAGATCTCCCGATTACTCGACTAATGACCACCCTTGATGTTCGCCCAGAAGTGGTTGATGAAGCAATTGAGCAAAATGTTGACCTTATTTTTGCTCATCATCCCATTATGTTTCACCCAGCAAAGAATCTAGATACGCGGGATCCGCAAAATGCAATGTACGCTAAACTTTTGGCGAATAATATTACTGTTTATGCAGCTCATACGAATTTGGATACTGCTAATGGCGGAATGAATGACTGGTTAGCAGATCAACTTCGCCTAACTAATACTGTGCCTTTAGTGCCAGCAGGAAATGATCCAATAAGCGGTGAACCAGTTGGAATGGGGCGTGTTGGTGAGCTGAATGAACCATTAACACCGCGAAAATTTGCAAATTATTGTATAGATGTTTTTGCCATCCGCGGATTACGGTTAATTGTCAACCCGCTTGACCAAGAGAGAGAGATTAAACGTGTTGCAGTACTTGGTGGTGCTGGTCAAGATTTTTATCAACAAGCTCTTGAAACTGGAGCTGATGCTTATGTCACTGGAGATGTAAGTTACCACTTTGCGCACGATATGATTGCTAATCACCTTGTTGTTATTGATCCTGGACATCATATTGAAGTGGTAGCTGCCCACCAGCTTGCTAACTTAATCACCCAGTGGAAGAATGAAAATAATTGGCAGTTTGAGGTGCTAGAGAGTAGAGTTAATACAGAGCCGTTTACTTTTATTACTAAATAG